A DNA window from Ahaetulla prasina isolate Xishuangbanna chromosome 7, ASM2864084v1, whole genome shotgun sequence contains the following coding sequences:
- the MGAT4C gene encoding alpha-1,3-mannosyl-glycoprotein 4-beta-N-acetylglucosaminyltransferase C has protein sequence MRCLRKRSAVSFLGVLVICLLFLNLYIEDSYVLNGDKQLIRDTATHQLNSERYVHSFKDLSNFSGSINVSYRYLAGTPLLRKRYLTIGLSSVKRKKGNYLLETIKSIFEQSSYEELKEIAVVVHLAEFDSTWCDSMVQDISQKFAHHVIAGRLMVIHTPEEYYPALDGLKRNYNDPEDRVKFRSKQNVDYAFLLNFCANLSDYYVMLEDDVRCAKNFLTVIKKVITSREGTYWVTLEFSKLGYIGKLYHSHDLPRLAHFLLMFYQEMPCDWLLIHFRGLLAQKDVIRFKPSLFQHMGYYSSYKGAENKLKDDDFEEDSFDLPDNPPANLHTNMNVFENYEASKAYSSVDEYFWAKAPSTGDFYVVVFDRPFKINKIKVVTGTEDRQNDVLHHGALEVGEKTVGGKKERQCTTFLRLGEFKNGNLEITDVEHKVLFDINCMRILVTKSQKEWLIIRSISIWISQLPSQ, from the exons AATGGAGATAAGCAGTTAATCAGAGATACAGCAACACATCAATTAAATTCCGAGCGGTATGTTCACAGTTTTAAAGATCTGTCCAACTTCTCAGGATCAATAAATGTTTCCTATCGCTATCTGGCTGGCACACCTTTACTAAGAAAAA GATATCTTACCATTGGACTATCTTCAGTCAAACGGAAAAAAGGGAATTATTTGCTGGAGACAATCAAATCCATATTTGAACAGTCAAGTTATGAAGAACTGAAAGAAATTGCTGTGGTCGTACATCTGGCAGAATTTGACTCCACCTGGTGTGATAGCATGGTTCAAGATATTTCACAGAAATTTGCCCATCATGTAATTGCTGGCAGATTAATGGTAATCCATACACCAGAGGAATATTATCCAGCTTTGGATGGACTTAAGAGAAATTACAATGATCCAGAAGACCGGGTGAAATTTCGCTCCAAGCAAAATGTAGATTATGCATTCTTGCTTAACTTTTGCGCTAACCTTTCTGATTATTATGTAATGTTAGAGGATGATGTTAGATGTGCAAAAAACTTCTTGACTGTTATTAAGAAAGTCATAACTTCACGAGAGGGAACCTACTGGGTAACTTTAGAATTTTCCAAGTTGGGGTACATTGGGAAATTGTATCATTCCCATGATCTCCCTCGTCTGGCTCATTTTTTATTGATGTTCTACCAGGAAATGCCTTGTGATTGGTTGCTGATACATTTCCGTGGGCTGTTGGCTCAAAAGGATGTCATACGTTTCAAACCATCCCTTTTTCAGCACATGGGATATTACTCATCTTACAAAGGagctgaaaataaattaaaagatgaTGACTTTGAAGAGGATTCATTTGACCTTCCAGATAACCCTCCTGCCAACTTGCATACCAATATGAATGTATTTGAAAATTATGAGGCGAGCAAGGCATATAGTAGTGTGGATGAATATTTCTGGGCAAAAGCACCCTCAACTGGAGATTTTTATGTTGTGGTCTTTGATAGGCCTtttaaaattaacaaaatcaaagtTGTCACTGGTACTGAAGATAGACAAAATGATGTTTTGCATCATGGTGCTCTGGAAGTTGGAGAAAaaactgttgggggcaaaaaGGAAAGGCAATGTACTACCTTCTTGAGACTAGGagaatttaaaaatggaaatttggAAATCACAGATGTGGAGCACAAAGTTCTTTTTGATATTAACTGCATGAGAATACTTGTTACCAAAAGCCAAAAAGAATGGTTGATCATTAGAAGCATTAGCATATGGATTTCACAGCTACCAAGTCAATAA